One Neodiprion pinetum isolate iyNeoPine1 chromosome 1, iyNeoPine1.2, whole genome shotgun sequence genomic window carries:
- the Mettl14 gene encoding N6-adenosine-methyltransferase non-catalytic subunit encodes MLQTLRERSKKRKKLLAQTLGVSSVDELRQVLGTDINDAQRKREKMSSVKSDDDLREQKDDTVSTNEIVYKDSSTFLKGTQSSNPHNDYCQHFIDTGQRPQNFIRDVGLADRFEEYPKLRELIKLKDDLISDTATPPMYLKTDLLAYNLKELNCKFDVILIEPPLEEYQRTCGATNVQLWNWDQIMELDIGEVAASRSFVFLWCGSSDGLDMGRFCLRKWGFRRCEDICWIRTNINNPGHSKNLDTKAVLQRTKEHCLMGIKGTVRRSTDGDFIHANVDIDLIISEEPEYGSIEKPVEIFHIIEHFCLGRRRLHLFGRDSTIRPGWLTVGPELTNTNFNTDLYTSYFATSQITTGCTERIEALRPKSPPPKGKVSGRGRGGFNRGRGRGR; translated from the exons ATGTTGCAGACACTTCGAGAGCGCTCTAAAAAGCGAAAGAAATTATTGGCTCAAACG CTTGGGGTTTCGAGCGTGGATGAGCTTAGACAAGTTTTGGGTACAGACATCAATGATGCACAAaggaaacgtgaaaaaatgtcatctgTCAAGTCGGATGACGACCTTAGAGAACAGAAGGATGACACAGTGTCAACCAACGAAATAGTCTATAAAGATTCTTCTACGTTTCTTAAA GGAACACAATCCTCAAATCCCCACAATGACTACTGCCAACACTTTATCGACACTGGACAACGCCCTCAGAATTTTATACGAGATGTAGGATTGGCGGATCGATTTGAAGAATATCCAAAGTTGCGAGAGCTTATTAAACTTAAGGATGACCTAATTTCAGACACTGCAACTCCCCCCATGTACCTGAAAACCGATCTCCTTGCTTACAATCTGAAAGAACtaaattgtaaatttgacGTTATTCTCATTGAGCCACCTCTTGAAGAATATCAAAGGACATGTGGAGCCACAAATGTACAACTTTGGAATTGGGATCAG atcATGGAGCTCGACATAGGCGAAGTAGCGGCAAGTCGTAGTTTTGTATTCCTCTGGTGTGGTAGTAGCGATGGATTAGACATGGGTAGATTTTGTTTGAGAAAGTGGGGCTTCAGAAGATGTGAAGACATTTGTTGGATACGTacgaatataaataatccTGGACACAGTAAAAATTTAGATACTAAAGCAGTTTTGCAGAGAACAAAAGAGCATTGCTTAATGGGAATTAAAGGGACTGTACGAAGATCTACAGATGGTGATTTTATTCATGCAAACGTAGATATTGATCTGATTATATCTGAGGAACCTGAGTACGGATCTATCGAGAAACCTGTTGAAATTTTCCACATTATTGAACATTTCTGCCTAGGCAGAAGACG ATTGCATTTATTTGGGCGTGACAGTACGATCAGGCCAGGCTGGCTTACAGTGGGACCAGAATTGACTAATACGAATTTTAACACTGATCTGTACACTAGCTATTTTGCAACTAGCCAGATCACAACTGGATGTACCGAAAGAATAGAAGCACTCAGACCCAAATCTCCACCACCGAAAGGAAAAGTCTCTGGCAGAGGGAGGGGTGGTTTCAATCGAGGTCGGGGGAGAGGCAGATAA